In the Agrococcus sp. Marseille-Q4369 genome, one interval contains:
- a CDS encoding zinc-binding dehydrogenase — MRAIVHDRFGEPEDVLHVAERPTPEPGPGQVRVRTTLATIHNHDLWTVRGTYGFKPELPAGSGTEAVGVVEALGEGVDGLAIGDRVVAGAFGVWAESFVADARGLVPAPDGLPDSAAAQLVAMPFSAVSLLESLDLAEGDVLVQNAANGAVGRMVAQLAPGRGIRVIGLVRRREAVEELREAGIEGTVATSEDHWRERVRELAGDGRIVAGVDSVGGPAAGDVLSVLDEGGTLVVFGAMAAPTLELSSGDLIFKHTTVRGFWGSTVGRTMDRATRERLFAELGERIGEGTLTLPVSSTHPFEDVREAVRASLTAGRVGKVQLRP; from the coding sequence ATGCGCGCCATCGTCCACGACCGATTCGGCGAGCCCGAGGACGTGCTGCACGTCGCGGAGCGACCCACGCCCGAGCCCGGGCCGGGCCAGGTGCGCGTGCGCACGACGCTCGCCACCATCCACAACCACGACCTCTGGACCGTGCGCGGCACCTACGGCTTCAAGCCCGAGCTGCCCGCGGGCAGCGGCACCGAGGCCGTCGGCGTCGTCGAGGCGCTCGGCGAGGGCGTCGACGGCCTCGCGATCGGCGACCGCGTCGTCGCAGGCGCCTTCGGCGTCTGGGCGGAGTCGTTCGTCGCCGACGCGCGCGGCCTCGTGCCGGCGCCGGATGGGCTGCCCGACAGCGCGGCCGCCCAGCTCGTCGCGATGCCGTTCAGCGCCGTGAGCCTGCTCGAGAGCCTCGACCTCGCCGAGGGCGACGTGCTCGTGCAGAACGCGGCGAACGGTGCGGTCGGCCGCATGGTCGCGCAGCTCGCGCCCGGCCGCGGCATCCGCGTCATCGGCCTCGTGCGGCGCCGGGAGGCGGTCGAGGAGCTGCGCGAGGCCGGCATCGAGGGCACCGTCGCGACGTCGGAGGACCATTGGCGCGAGCGCGTCCGCGAGCTCGCGGGCGACGGGCGCATCGTCGCCGGCGTCGACTCGGTCGGCGGGCCGGCTGCCGGCGACGTGCTCTCGGTGCTCGATGAGGGCGGCACGCTCGTCGTCTTCGGCGCGATGGCCGCCCCGACCCTCGAACTCTCCTCCGGCGACCTCATCTTCAAGCACACGACCGTGCGCGGCTTCTGGGGCAGCACTGTGGGCCGCACGATGGACCGCGCGACGCGCGAGCGGCTCTTCGCCGAGCTCGGCGAGCGCATCGGCGAGGGCACGCTCACGCTCCCGGTCTCGAGCACGCATCCCTTCGAGGACGTGCGAGAGGCGGTGCGCGCGAGCCTGACGGCTGGCCGCGTCGGCAAGGTGCAGCTGCGGCCGTAG